One genomic window of Oncorhynchus clarkii lewisi isolate Uvic-CL-2024 chromosome 5, UVic_Ocla_1.0, whole genome shotgun sequence includes the following:
- the LOC139410287 gene encoding bcl-2-related ovarian killer protein homolog A isoform X2 gives MEMLRRSSVFAAEVMEVFDRSPTDKELVSQAKALCRDYIHSRLNRTGIGWSKPEHQLSASGGMLGEVSSVLMWLGDELEYLRPNIYRNVARQLNITVASESVVSDAFLAVAAEIFSTGITWGKVVSLYAVAGALAVDCVRHGHPAMVHTIVDCMGEFVRKSLVSWLKRRGGWADITKCVVNTDPSFRSHWLMSAACACGHYLKAMVFYLLRDK, from the exons ATGGAGATGTTGCGTCGCTCCTCCGTATTCGCGGCTGAAGTGATGGAAGTATTTGACCGCTCTCCCACAGACAAGGAGTTGGTGTCACAGGCGAAGGCGCTATGCAGGGACTACATCCATTCCAGGCTGAACCGAACCGGGATAGGGTGGTCCAAACCCGAGCATCAGCTGTCAGCATCTGGTGGGATGCTTGGAGAGGTATCCTCTGTCCTCATGTGGTTAG GTGATGAGTTGGAGTACCTGCGGCCCAACATCTACCGTAACGTAGCTCGTCAGCTGAACATCACCGTTGCGTCTGAGAGCGTGGTGTCTGATGCCTTCCTGGCTGTGGCTGCAGAGATCTTCTCCACCG GTATAACGTGGGGGAAGGTGGTGTCCCTGTATGCGGTAGCTGGTGCCCTGGCGGTGGACTGCGTGAGGCATGGTCACCCAGCAATGGTCCACACCATTGTAGACTGCATGGGGGAGTTTGTCCGCAAGAGCCTGGTCTCCTggttgaagaggagaggaggatgg GCTGATATCACAAAGTGCGTGGTGAACACAGACCCCAGCTTCCGCTCCCATTGGTTGATGTCTGCTGCCTGCGCCTGTGGACATTACCTGAAGGCCATGGTGTTTTACCTGCTTCGGGACAAGTGA
- the LOC139410287 gene encoding bcl-2-related ovarian killer protein homolog A isoform X1 — translation MEMLRRSSVFAAEVMEVFDRSPTDKELVSQAKALCRDYIHSRLNRTGIGWSKPEHQLSASGGMLGEVSSVLMWLGDELEYLRPNIYRNVARQLNITVASESVVSDAFLAVAAEIFSTGVPGRDAVSSSNPLGSLSHPPSLQAARSCITWGKVVSLYAVAGALAVDCVRHGHPAMVHTIVDCMGEFVRKSLVSWLKRRGGWADITKCVVNTDPSFRSHWLMSAACACGHYLKAMVFYLLRDK, via the exons ATGGAGATGTTGCGTCGCTCCTCCGTATTCGCGGCTGAAGTGATGGAAGTATTTGACCGCTCTCCCACAGACAAGGAGTTGGTGTCACAGGCGAAGGCGCTATGCAGGGACTACATCCATTCCAGGCTGAACCGAACCGGGATAGGGTGGTCCAAACCCGAGCATCAGCTGTCAGCATCTGGTGGGATGCTTGGAGAGGTATCCTCTGTCCTCATGTGGTTAG GTGATGAGTTGGAGTACCTGCGGCCCAACATCTACCGTAACGTAGCTCGTCAGCTGAACATCACCGTTGCGTCTGAGAGCGTGGTGTCTGATGCCTTCCTGGCTGTGGCTGCAGAGATCTTCTCCACCG GAGTTCCTGGCAGAGATGCAGTCAGCTCCTCAAACCCACTCGGCTCACTCagtcaccctccctcccttcaggcaGCACGATCAT GTATAACGTGGGGGAAGGTGGTGTCCCTGTATGCGGTAGCTGGTGCCCTGGCGGTGGACTGCGTGAGGCATGGTCACCCAGCAATGGTCCACACCATTGTAGACTGCATGGGGGAGTTTGTCCGCAAGAGCCTGGTCTCCTggttgaagaggagaggaggatgg GCTGATATCACAAAGTGCGTGGTGAACACAGACCCCAGCTTCCGCTCCCATTGGTTGATGTCTGCTGCCTGCGCCTGTGGACATTACCTGAAGGCCATGGTGTTTTACCTGCTTCGGGACAAGTGA